One part of the Vanessa cardui chromosome 2, ilVanCard2.1, whole genome shotgun sequence genome encodes these proteins:
- the LOC124542887 gene encoding nuclear cap-binding protein subunit 2, producing MKRSYDSMSSSVEISSYRDQHFKGSRSEQEKLLRASSTLYIGNLSFYTTEEQIYELFSRCGDIRRVIMGLDKYKKTPCGFCFVEYYTRQDSENCMRYINGTRLDDRIIRCDWDAGFIEGRQYGRGKTGGQVRDEYRTDYDGGRGGYGKIIAQKITPNTLER from the exons ATGAAGAGGAGTTACGACTCAATGAGTTCTTCTGTTGAAATTAGTTCATATCGAGATCAACATTTTAAG GGATCCAGAAGCGAACAAGAAAAGCTTCTTCGCGCATCATCTACACTCTATATTggaaatttatcattttatacaaCAGAAGAACAAATTTATGAACTTTTCTCACGTTGTGGCGATATAAGACGAGTTATTATGGGAttagataaatataagaaaactcCTTGTGGTTTCTGTTTCGTAGAATATTACACAAGACAAGATTCAGAGAATTGTATGAG atatataaatggCACAAGACTGGATGATAGAATTATTAGATGTGACTGGGATGCTGGATTTATTGAAGGTCGCCAATATGGACGAGGGAAAACAGGTGGACAG GTTCGTGATGAATATCGTACGGACTACGACGGTGGACGCGGCGGCTATGGAAAAATAATTGCCCAGAAGATAACGCCAAATACTTTAGAACGTTGA